Proteins encoded together in one Bacteroides ovatus window:
- the thiC gene encoding phosphomethylpyrimidine synthase ThiC, which translates to MEQKIKFPRSQKVYLPGKLYPNIRVAMRKVEQVPSVSFEGEEKIATPNPEIYVYDTSGPFSDADMSIDLKKGLPRMREEWIVGRGDVEQLPEITSEYGQMRRDDKSLDHLRFEHIALPYRAKKGEAITQMAYAKRGIITPEMEYVAIRENMNCEELGIKTHITPEFVRQEIAEGRAVLPANINHPEAEPMIIGRNFLVKINTNIGNSATTSSIDEEVEKALWSCKWGGDTLMDLSTGENIHETREWIIRNCPVPVGTVPIYQALEKVNGIVEDLTWEIYRDTLIEQCEQGVDYFTIHAGIRRHNVHLADKRLCGIVSRGGSIMSKWCLVHDQESFLYDHFDDICDILAQYDVAVSLGDGLRPGSIYDANDEAQFAELDTMGELVLRAWDKNVQAFIEGPGHVPMHKIKENMERQIEKCHDAPFYTLGPLVTDIAPGYDHITSAIGAAQIGWLGTAMLCYVTPKEHLALPDKEDVRVGVITYKIAAHAADLAKGHPGAQVRDNALSKARYEFRWKDQFDLSLDPERAQTYFRAGHHIDGEYCTMCGPNFCAMRLSRDLKKSTKNNK; encoded by the coding sequence ATGGAACAAAAAATAAAATTCCCCCGCTCGCAGAAAGTCTATTTACCCGGTAAACTTTATCCGAATATCCGTGTAGCGATGCGGAAAGTGGAACAAGTGCCCAGTGTCAGCTTTGAAGGCGAAGAAAAGATAGCAACACCGAACCCGGAGATATATGTATATGATACCAGCGGACCGTTCAGCGATGCAGATATGAGCATTGATCTTAAAAAAGGACTGCCCCGTATGCGTGAAGAATGGATTGTAGGCCGTGGTGATGTGGAACAACTTCCCGAAATTACTTCGGAATACGGACAAATGAGAAGGGACGATAAAAGTCTCGATCACTTACGTTTCGAGCACATCGCTCTGCCCTATCGCGCTAAAAAAGGAGAAGCAATCACTCAAATGGCATACGCCAAAAGAGGGATTATCACCCCTGAAATGGAATATGTGGCAATCCGCGAGAACATGAATTGCGAGGAATTGGGAATTAAGACCCACATTACTCCAGAATTTGTCCGTCAGGAGATTGCAGAGGGACGTGCCGTATTACCGGCCAATATCAACCACCCGGAAGCTGAACCGATGATTATCGGACGCAACTTCCTTGTGAAAATCAATACGAATATCGGAAATTCAGCTACTACTTCAAGCATAGATGAAGAAGTGGAGAAAGCATTGTGGAGCTGCAAATGGGGTGGCGACACCTTGATGGATCTTTCCACAGGAGAAAATATCCATGAAACACGCGAATGGATTATCCGTAATTGTCCCGTACCCGTCGGCACGGTTCCTATTTATCAGGCACTTGAAAAGGTGAACGGCATAGTGGAAGACCTCACCTGGGAAATCTACCGGGATACATTGATTGAACAATGCGAACAAGGTGTAGATTACTTCACCATTCATGCAGGGATCCGCCGCCATAATGTTCATCTTGCCGATAAACGGTTGTGCGGTATTGTCAGCCGTGGAGGAAGCATAATGAGTAAATGGTGTCTCGTACACGATCAGGAAAGTTTCTTATACGATCACTTTGATGATATTTGTGATATCCTGGCACAATATGATGTAGCCGTTTCTTTAGGCGACGGACTTCGTCCGGGTTCTATCTACGATGCGAACGATGAAGCGCAGTTTGCCGAACTGGATACCATGGGAGAATTAGTGCTTCGTGCCTGGGATAAGAATGTCCAGGCATTTATTGAAGGCCCCGGACACGTTCCGATGCATAAAATAAAAGAGAACATGGAACGTCAGATCGAAAAATGCCATGACGCCCCATTCTATACACTCGGCCCGTTAGTGACGGATATTGCTCCCGGATACGACCACATCACTTCCGCTATCGGTGCCGCACAAATCGGATGGCTGGGTACGGCTATGCTTTGTTATGTCACTCCGAAAGAACACCTTGCCTTACCCGACAAAGAGGATGTACGCGTAGGAGTCATTACCTACAAGATAGCCGCTCATGCCGCTGACCTGGCAAAAGGACACCCGGGTGCACAGGTACGGGACAACGCATTGAGTAAAGCTCGTTATGAGTTCCGCTGGAAAGATCAGTTCGACCTGTCTCTCGATCCGGAGCGGGCGCAGACTTATTTCCGTGCAGGACATCATATCGATGGAGAATATTGTACGATGTGCGGACCTAATTTCTGTGCAATGAGACTGTCACGCGATTTAAAGAAAAGCACTAAAAACAACAAATAA
- a CDS encoding ATP-dependent helicase, whose protein sequence is MNTNYIDELNESQCAAVTYNDGPSLVIAGAGSGKTRVLTYKIAYLLEQENGYNPWNILALTFTNKAAREMKERIARQVGMERARYLWMGTFHSIFSRILRAEATFIGFTSQFTIYDTADSKSLLRSIIKEMGLDEKTYKPGVVQARISNAKNHLVTPTGYAANKEAYEGDMAAKMPAIRDIYTRYWDRCRQAGAMDFDDLLVYTYILFRDFPEVLARYRDQFRYVLVDEYQDTNYVQHSIVLQLTKENQRVCVVGDDAQSIYSFRGADIDNILYFTKIYPNTKVFKLEQNYRSTQTIVCAANSLIEKNERQIRKAVFSEKEKGEPIGVFQAYSDVEEGDIVANKIAELRREYRYGYADFAILYRTNAQSRIFEEALRKRSIPYKIYGGLSFYQRKEIKDVIAYFRLVVNPNDEEAFKRIINYPARGIGDTTVGKIISAATDHGVSLWAALCEPLSYGLDINKGTHAKLQGFRELIEGFIVDQADKNAYEIGTNIIRQSGIINDVCQDTSPENLSRKENIEELVNGMNDFCALRQEEGNPNVSLTDFLSEIALLTDQDSDKADDGEKITLMTVHSAKGLEFKNVFVVGLEENLFPSGMVGDSPRALEEERRLFYVAITRAEEHCYLSFAKTRFRYGKMEFGSPSRFLRDIDVHYLQLPHEAGVSRAVDEGAGRFRREIEGGFTRSASPSRAPFGSTSSEQRERPKAQIIAPSVPRNLKKVSTVSPSSGAQATSFTSASVAGVQAGQMIEHERFGLGEVIKVEGTGDNAKATIHFKNAGDKQLLLRFARFKVVE, encoded by the coding sequence ATGAATACCAATTATATAGATGAATTGAACGAGAGTCAGTGTGCTGCAGTGACTTATAATGACGGTCCTTCGCTGGTGATAGCCGGTGCAGGTTCGGGGAAGACGCGCGTATTGACTTATAAAATCGCTTACTTGCTGGAACAGGAGAACGGCTACAATCCGTGGAATATCCTTGCACTGACCTTTACGAATAAGGCGGCGCGCGAGATGAAAGAGCGTATTGCGCGTCAGGTAGGTATGGAACGGGCACGTTATTTGTGGATGGGGACTTTCCATTCCATCTTCTCACGGATTCTTCGTGCCGAAGCAACATTTATAGGGTTCACTTCCCAGTTCACCATCTATGATACGGCTGATAGTAAGAGCCTGCTTCGTTCCATAATCAAAGAGATGGGGTTGGACGAGAAAACTTATAAACCGGGAGTGGTACAAGCGCGTATCTCCAATGCCAAGAATCATCTGGTCACTCCCACGGGGTATGCTGCCAATAAAGAGGCTTACGAAGGAGATATGGCTGCCAAGATGCCTGCTATCCGTGATATCTATACTCGTTATTGGGACAGATGCCGTCAGGCGGGAGCGATGGATTTTGATGATTTATTGGTATATACCTATATTCTGTTTCGTGACTTTCCAGAAGTGCTGGCACGTTATCGCGATCAGTTCCGTTATGTATTGGTGGACGAGTATCAGGATACGAATTATGTGCAGCATAGCATTGTTCTGCAACTGACTAAAGAAAATCAACGGGTCTGTGTAGTGGGAGACGATGCGCAAAGTATCTATTCTTTCCGTGGGGCGGATATTGACAATATTCTCTATTTTACAAAAATCTACCCCAATACGAAAGTTTTTAAACTGGAGCAGAATTATCGTTCCACACAAACCATTGTTTGTGCTGCCAATAGCTTGATTGAGAAGAATGAACGCCAGATACGGAAAGCCGTGTTTTCGGAGAAAGAAAAGGGGGAACCTATCGGCGTATTTCAGGCGTATAGCGATGTGGAAGAGGGAGATATTGTAGCTAATAAGATTGCAGAGCTACGACGGGAGTATCGCTACGGATATGCTGATTTTGCCATCCTGTATCGTACGAATGCACAAAGCCGTATTTTTGAAGAGGCTCTTCGGAAACGGAGTATACCTTATAAGATTTACGGAGGACTTTCGTTCTACCAGCGAAAAGAGATAAAAGATGTGATTGCTTATTTCCGTTTGGTAGTGAATCCGAATGATGAAGAAGCATTCAAGCGAATCATTAATTATCCGGCTCGTGGTATTGGAGATACGACAGTCGGGAAGATTATATCGGCGGCTACCGATCATGGCGTAAGTCTTTGGGCGGCACTCTGCGAACCATTGAGTTACGGACTGGATATAAATAAAGGAACGCATGCAAAACTGCAAGGCTTTCGTGAATTGATAGAAGGTTTCATTGTCGATCAGGCAGATAAGAACGCTTATGAAATAGGAACGAATATCATCCGTCAGTCCGGCATTATCAACGATGTCTGTCAGGACACATCCCCCGAGAACCTAAGCCGTAAGGAAAATATAGAAGAGTTGGTGAATGGAATGAATGACTTCTGCGCTTTGCGGCAGGAGGAGGGTAACCCGAATGTGTCTCTTACCGATTTCCTTTCGGAGATTGCATTGCTTACCGATCAGGATTCCGACAAGGCGGATGATGGGGAAAAGATAACGTTGATGACAGTTCATTCGGCTAAAGGATTGGAGTTTAAGAATGTATTTGTGGTCGGTCTGGAAGAAAACCTGTTTCCCAGTGGGATGGTAGGAGATTCTCCCCGGGCACTGGAAGAAGAACGTCGTTTGTTCTATGTAGCTATTACTCGTGCGGAGGAACATTGTTATCTGTCTTTTGCCAAAACCCGTTTCCGTTATGGAAAGATGGAATTTGGAAGCCCCAGTCGTTTCTTGCGTGATATCGATGTTCATTACTTGCAACTGCCGCATGAGGCAGGAGTGAGCCGTGCTGTCGATGAAGGTGCAGGACGTTTCCGTAGAGAGATTGAAGGAGGATTCACCCGTTCAGCTTCTCCGTCGCGTGCCCCTTTCGGAAGTACATCTTCCGAACAGCGTGAACGTCCGAAAGCACAGATCATTGCTCCCAGCGTACCGAGGAATTTGAAGAAAGTTAGTACTGTTAGCCCAAGTAGCGGTGCACAGGCAACCTCTTTCACTTCAGCATCGGTAGCAGGAGTACAGGCCGGACAGATGATAGAGCACGAACGTTTCGGATTGGGTGAAGTGATTAAAGTAGAAGGAACGGGAGACAATGCGAAAGCAACTATTCATTTTAAAAATGCGGGAGACAAACAACTATTATTACGTTTCGCTCGTTTTAAAGTGGTAGAATAA
- a CDS encoding energy transducer TonB, whose translation MNKFYFILLLCLFSSCRINKTNHVETCKTENDSTEQFYDQSEGMEILDTLGKVYGNEPHIAGLSLETPNCPDFIEGIYFDKATLVFQVTGDTVKARQILEKASGSKNFRLELMGGSNYSQTQLLAIQKELNKKMEESGYENIKRNVTGYGVGLRHIEIRLIVNTPEKQKEFREKIMDSPAFQFSGVTEPIINQKVGVNHINGIYIRPEYPVYSTAAEQVTFILNNYSGGTIECGERYYVTFEDEKGIWWELPMNTAFVSIAYVIQDKREREMRASLYPDVHPNKAGRYRYFYEVTINRKPVLMMAEFRLSDNEKEWKEAKRTPLPEGLLTMKQDNTHQTVGEQVEELVYDMVEVMPEFPGGVRAMLDFIKKNIQYPEIARKNGIQGRVIVGVVVDKNGSVTNLTILKSIDPYLDKEAIRVIRLMPKWKPGTQMDKPVKVKYAIPVSFKLAD comes from the coding sequence ATGAATAAATTTTATTTTATCTTATTGTTGTGTTTGTTTTCATCCTGTAGGATAAACAAGACAAACCATGTAGAAACATGCAAAACTGAAAATGACAGTACAGAACAGTTCTATGACCAGTCGGAGGGTATGGAAATATTGGATACACTGGGTAAGGTTTATGGTAATGAACCTCATATAGCCGGGTTGTCTTTGGAAACTCCCAACTGCCCCGACTTTATTGAAGGTATCTATTTTGATAAAGCTACTCTTGTTTTTCAGGTCACAGGAGATACAGTCAAAGCACGGCAGATATTGGAAAAGGCTTCCGGAAGTAAGAATTTCAGGCTGGAACTTATGGGTGGTAGTAATTACTCGCAAACCCAGTTGCTCGCTATCCAGAAGGAGTTAAATAAGAAAATGGAAGAGTCGGGATATGAGAATATAAAAAGGAATGTAACGGGATATGGTGTAGGATTGCGACATATAGAAATCCGTCTGATTGTGAATACTCCCGAAAAACAAAAAGAATTCCGGGAGAAGATTATGGACTCGCCTGCTTTTCAATTTAGTGGTGTGACAGAGCCGATTATCAATCAAAAAGTGGGTGTGAACCATATAAACGGTATTTATATCCGTCCCGAATATCCGGTTTATTCTACAGCTGCAGAACAGGTAACATTCATTCTCAATAACTACAGCGGTGGAACAATAGAATGTGGAGAACGTTATTATGTTACTTTTGAAGATGAAAAGGGGATCTGGTGGGAATTGCCTATGAATACCGCTTTTGTTAGCATAGCTTATGTTATACAGGATAAGAGAGAACGGGAGATGAGGGCTTCGCTTTATCCGGATGTGCATCCGAATAAAGCCGGACGTTACCGTTATTTTTACGAGGTGACCATCAACAGGAAACCTGTCTTGATGATGGCTGAATTTAGATTGTCGGACAATGAGAAGGAATGGAAAGAGGCAAAAAGAACGCCTTTACCCGAAGGATTGTTGACAATGAAGCAGGACAACACTCATCAGACGGTTGGGGAACAGGTGGAAGAACTGGTTTATGATATGGTGGAGGTTATGCCGGAATTTCCAGGAGGTGTACGCGCTATGCTTGATTTCATTAAGAAGAATATTCAGTATCCGGAAATAGCTCGCAAAAATGGCATACAGGGGAGGGTGATTGTAGGAGTTGTGGTTGATAAGAATGGCTCTGTAACCAATCTGACTATCCTCAAAAGCATTGATCCTTATTTGGATAAAGAAGCTATCCGTGTTATCAGGCTTATGCCGAAGTGGAAACCGGGGACACAGATGGATAAACCGGTGAAGGTTAAATATGCTATTCCCGTAAGTTTTAAACTTGCCGATTAA
- the thiS gene encoding sulfur carrier protein ThiS, with protein MKVQVNNKEVEITPDSTLTQLTAQLELPVQGIAIAVNNKMIPRTEWEGFILHENDNLVIIKAACGG; from the coding sequence ATGAAAGTACAAGTGAACAACAAAGAGGTGGAAATTACTCCCGACTCTACCCTTACACAACTGACAGCACAGCTCGAACTTCCGGTTCAAGGCATTGCTATCGCCGTAAACAACAAAATGATTCCCCGTACCGAATGGGAGGGTTTCATATTGCATGAGAACGATAACCTGGTGATTATCAAAGCTGCTTGCGGAGGATAA
- a CDS encoding thiamine phosphate synthase, which produces MVSLQFITHQTERYSYLESARMALEGGCKWIQLRMKEAPLEEVEAVALQLKPLCKEHEAILVLDDHVELARKLEVDGVHLGKKDMPIDQARQILGEAFIIGGTANTFEDVVQHYRAGADYLGIGPFRFTTTKKNLSPVLGLKGYSSILSQMKEANIEIPVVAIGGITYEDIPAILHTGVNGIALSGTILGADNPVEETHRILNHA; this is translated from the coding sequence ATGGTCAGTCTACAATTTATCACGCATCAGACCGAACGGTACTCGTACCTCGAATCGGCACGTATGGCACTCGAAGGCGGGTGCAAATGGATCCAACTACGCATGAAAGAGGCTCCTCTCGAAGAAGTGGAGGCAGTAGCCCTGCAACTGAAACCGCTTTGTAAAGAGCACGAAGCAATCCTGGTTCTGGACGATCACGTTGAACTGGCGCGAAAGCTGGAAGTGGACGGTGTGCATCTGGGCAAAAAGGATATGCCTATCGACCAGGCCCGCCAAATTCTTGGAGAGGCTTTCATTATCGGCGGCACTGCAAATACATTCGAAGATGTTGTACAGCACTATCGTGCCGGTGCCGATTATCTTGGCATCGGTCCTTTCCGGTTTACTACCACCAAAAAGAATTTAAGCCCTGTACTGGGATTGAAAGGCTATTCCTCCATCCTTTCACAGATGAAAGAGGCGAATATCGAAATCCCCGTAGTAGCGATTGGAGGAATCACTTATGAGGATATTCCTGCCATACTTCACACAGGAGTAAACGGGATAGCCCTGTCGGGAACCATTCTCGGAGCGGATAATCCGGTAGAAGAAACACATAGAATCCTGAATCATGCGTAA
- a CDS encoding NAD(P)H-dependent oxidoreductase codes for MNKDLRKVVILLAHPNMKGSQANKALIDAVGDIEGVAVFNLYELSPDIAFNVDEWSKIISDASAVIYQFPFYWMSAPSLLKKWQDEVFTFLSKTPAVAGKPLTVVTTTGSEFDAYRSGGRNGFTMDELLRPYQGSAIHSGMVWQTPIVVYGMGTADAGKNIAEGANTYRQRVEMLVNSSNAGNNW; via the coding sequence ATGAATAAAGATTTAAGAAAAGTAGTGATCCTGCTGGCACATCCAAACATGAAAGGATCTCAAGCAAACAAGGCATTAATTGATGCCGTTGGTGACATTGAAGGAGTAGCCGTATTCAACCTTTACGAATTATCGCCTGACATCGCTTTCAATGTAGACGAATGGAGTAAAATCATCTCTGATGCCTCTGCTGTGATCTATCAGTTTCCTTTCTATTGGATGTCTGCACCGTCATTACTAAAGAAATGGCAGGATGAAGTCTTTACTTTCCTATCCAAGACTCCGGCAGTCGCCGGTAAACCGCTGACAGTGGTAACAACTACCGGATCTGAATTCGATGCTTACCGCAGCGGAGGAAGGAATGGTTTCACTATGGACGAACTTTTACGCCCTTATCAGGGCAGTGCTATCCATTCAGGTATGGTGTGGCAGACTCCTATCGTTGTTTATGGAATGGGAACAGCGGATGCGGGAAAGAATATCGCTGAAGGAGCAAATACATACAGACAGCGGGTAGAGATGCTGGTCAATAGCAGTAACGCCGGAAATAATTGGTAA
- a CDS encoding superoxide dismutase produces the protein MNTILMSLIMMTMTYEMPKLPYANNALEPVISQQTIDFHYGKHLQTYVNNLNSLVPGTEYEGKTVEEIVAAAPDGAIFNNAGQVLNHNLYFLQFAPKPSKKEPAGKLGEAIKRDFGSFENFKKEFNAAAVGLFGSGWAWLSVDKDGKLKITKEGNGSNPVRAGLKPLLGFDVWEHSYYLDYQNRRADHVNALWDIIDWDVVEKRM, from the coding sequence ATGAATACTATATTAATGTCTTTAATTATGATGACCATGACTTACGAAATGCCTAAACTTCCTTACGCTAACAATGCGTTGGAACCTGTAATCAGTCAGCAAACAATAGATTTCCATTACGGAAAACATCTACAAACGTATGTAAATAATCTGAATAGCCTCGTGCCCGGAACAGAATATGAAGGTAAAACGGTAGAAGAAATCGTTGCAGCCGCACCGGATGGAGCTATATTCAATAACGCCGGACAAGTATTGAACCACAACCTGTACTTCCTGCAATTTGCCCCGAAACCTTCGAAGAAAGAACCGGCCGGTAAACTGGGAGAAGCCATCAAACGTGACTTTGGCAGCTTTGAAAACTTCAAGAAAGAATTCAATGCAGCAGCAGTCGGATTGTTTGGTTCAGGATGGGCTTGGCTATCCGTAGATAAAGACGGTAAACTGAAAATCACTAAAGAGGGGAACGGCAGCAATCCGGTACGTGCCGGTTTGAAACCACTTCTTGGATTTGACGTTTGGGAACACTCCTATTATCTGGATTACCAGAACCGCCGTGCCGACCACGTAAACGCCCTGTGGGATATCATCGACTGGGATGTGGTTGAAAAAAGAATGTAA
- a CDS encoding sensor histidine kinase, whose translation MILYKRKKIRFIVSIAVLLFLPLFGNAATTEESEEEILFITSYNSDTKYTYDNISTFVETYTQLGGRYSTMVENMNATDLMQAHQWKKTLTDILDKHPKAKLVILLGGEAWSSFLHLEDEKYKQLPVFCAMASRNGIRIPEDSTDIRSYNPESINLMERMKEYNVRYCSTYEYDIKKDIEMIQDFYPETEHLVFVSDNTYNGLAELAWFKKNLQHFPQLSITYVDGRIHTLDMAASQLRNLPRNTVMLLGIWRIDNRGITYMNNSVYAFSKANPLLPMFSMTSTAIGYWAIGGYVPQYEGVGKSMGEYAYRFLDQKETGISSINILPNRYKFDAKKLKEWGFGNKKLPVNSMVINQPIPFFVAYKTEVQFILIIFLVLVGSLMISLYYYYRTKILKNHLERTTKQLREDKKKLEESEVELRDAKERAEEANQLKSAFVSNMSHEIRTPLNAIVGFSSLIIGSVEQNNELKEYADIVQTNSNLLLQLISDVLDISRLESGKLQFKYEWCELVNHCQNMITLTNRNKTMDVDIKLQMPKEPYMLYTDPLRLQQIIINLLNNALKFTPAGGSITLDYEVDEEKQCMLFSVTDTGTGIPEDKQELVFQRFEKLNEFVQGTGLGLAICKLTIQYMGGDIWIDKNYKNGARFIFSHPIKKQESTEK comes from the coding sequence ATGATACTGTATAAAAGAAAAAAAATACGATTTATTGTCTCCATTGCTGTACTCCTTTTCCTCCCCCTTTTCGGCAATGCTGCCACCACAGAAGAATCTGAGGAAGAAATCCTGTTTATCACCTCTTATAATTCTGACACTAAATATACCTACGATAACATCAGCACATTTGTAGAAACCTACACCCAATTGGGAGGAAGATATTCGACCATGGTAGAAAATATGAATGCAACAGACTTAATGCAGGCGCATCAATGGAAAAAAACATTAACTGATATTCTCGACAAACATCCGAAAGCCAAATTAGTTATTCTCCTGGGTGGTGAAGCATGGAGCAGTTTCCTTCATCTCGAAGATGAAAAGTACAAGCAGCTTCCTGTTTTCTGTGCAATGGCGTCACGCAACGGAATACGTATTCCGGAGGATTCGACCGACATCCGAAGCTATAATCCCGAAAGCATTAACTTAATGGAACGCATGAAGGAATACAACGTAAGATATTGTAGCACATACGAATATGACATTAAAAAAGATATTGAAATGATACAGGATTTCTATCCGGAAACAGAACACCTTGTATTTGTATCGGATAACACATACAACGGACTTGCCGAACTGGCATGGTTCAAGAAAAACCTGCAACATTTCCCACAGTTGTCTATCACCTACGTCGATGGCCGCATCCATACACTCGATATGGCTGCCAGTCAATTGCGCAATCTTCCCAGAAACACAGTCATGTTGCTTGGCATCTGGAGAATCGATAACCGGGGTATTACTTACATGAATAACTCCGTTTATGCTTTTTCCAAAGCCAATCCTCTCCTGCCTATGTTCAGCATGACTTCTACCGCAATAGGTTACTGGGCTATCGGAGGATATGTCCCGCAATATGAAGGAGTGGGAAAAAGCATGGGAGAATATGCTTACCGCTTTTTAGACCAAAAGGAAACGGGTATCAGCAGCATCAATATCTTACCCAACAGATATAAATTTGATGCGAAGAAACTAAAGGAATGGGGATTTGGAAACAAGAAGTTACCTGTTAACTCAATGGTAATCAATCAGCCCATCCCGTTCTTTGTGGCCTATAAGACAGAAGTACAATTCATCCTGATTATATTTCTCGTATTAGTAGGAAGTCTAATGATTTCGCTGTATTACTATTACCGGACTAAAATCCTGAAGAATCACCTTGAAAGAACTACGAAACAACTACGGGAAGATAAAAAGAAGCTGGAAGAGTCTGAAGTCGAATTGCGTGATGCTAAAGAGCGCGCCGAAGAAGCTAATCAGCTGAAAAGTGCCTTTGTTTCGAATATGAGCCACGAGATACGAACTCCGCTAAATGCTATTGTCGGTTTCTCCAGCCTGATTATCGGTTCGGTAGAGCAGAATAACGAACTGAAAGAATACGCAGATATTGTCCAGACCAACTCTAATCTGCTGCTCCAACTGATTAGTGATGTACTGGATATATCACGCCTGGAATCAGGAAAGCTACAATTCAAATATGAATGGTGTGAGCTGGTGAACCATTGCCAGAATATGATTACCCTGACCAACCGGAACAAGACAATGGATGTAGACATCAAACTGCAAATGCCTAAAGAGCCTTACATGCTCTACACAGATCCCTTGCGCCTGCAACAGATTATTATCAATCTGCTGAACAACGCCTTGAAATTCACTCCTGCCGGAGGAAGCATTACGCTGGATTATGAAGTGGACGAAGAAAAGCAATGTATGCTGTTCTCGGTAACTGATACCGGCACCGGAATTCCCGAAGATAAACAGGAGCTGGTATTCCAACGTTTCGAAAAGCTGAATGAGTTCGTACAGGGTACAGGATTGGGACTGGCTATCTGCAAACTGACCATCCAATATATGGGAGGTGATATCTGGATTGACAAGAATTACAAAAATGGTGCCCGATTTATCTTTTCTCATCCTATCAAAAAACAGGAATCAACAGAAAAATGA
- a CDS encoding thiazole synthase yields the protein MEKLVIAGREFNSRLFLGTGKFNSNEVMEQAILASGTEMVTVAMKRIDMDNKEDDMLKHIIHPNIQLLPNTSGVRNAEEAVFAAQLAREAFGTNWLKLEIHPDPRYLLPDSIETLKATEELVKLGFIVLPYCQADPVLCKRLEEAGAATVMPLGAPIGTNKGLQTKEFLQIIIEQAGIPVVVDAGIGAPSHAAEAMELGASAVLVNTAIAVAGNPVEMAKAFKAATEAGRQAYEAGLGLQAVDFVAEASSPLTAFLD from the coding sequence ATGGAAAAGTTAGTAATTGCGGGACGCGAATTTAACTCCCGTCTTTTCCTGGGAACAGGAAAATTCAATTCCAATGAAGTAATGGAACAAGCTATTCTGGCTTCAGGCACGGAAATGGTTACTGTTGCCATGAAACGAATCGACATGGACAACAAAGAGGATGACATGCTAAAACATATTATTCATCCGAATATTCAGCTATTGCCCAATACTTCCGGTGTACGTAATGCAGAGGAGGCTGTTTTTGCAGCACAACTGGCTCGCGAAGCCTTTGGAACAAATTGGCTGAAACTGGAAATTCACCCGGACCCACGCTATCTGCTCCCTGACTCTATCGAGACACTGAAAGCTACGGAAGAACTGGTAAAACTGGGTTTTATCGTGTTGCCTTATTGTCAGGCTGACCCTGTACTCTGCAAACGTCTGGAAGAAGCGGGCGCAGCTACTGTTATGCCGCTCGGTGCACCAATCGGTACCAATAAAGGATTGCAGACCAAAGAATTCCTGCAAATCATTATCGAACAGGCAGGTATCCCGGTAGTCGTAGATGCAGGCATCGGTGCACCCAGTCATGCTGCCGAAGCAATGGAACTGGGAGCTTCCGCTGTATTAGTTAATACCGCAATAGCCGTTGCCGGAAATCCGGTAGAAATGGCAAAAGCATTCAAAGCGGCCACAGAAGCCGGAAGACAGGCTTACGAAGCAGGATTAGGATTACAAGCCGTCGACTTCGTGGCAGAAGCAAGTTCACCTCTAACGGCTTTTCTTGATTAA